From a single Bos indicus isolate NIAB-ARS_2022 breed Sahiwal x Tharparkar chromosome 11, NIAB-ARS_B.indTharparkar_mat_pri_1.0, whole genome shotgun sequence genomic region:
- the DIPK1B gene encoding divergent protein kinase domain 1B, with product MRRLRRLAHLVLFCPFSKGLQGRLPGLRVKYVFLVWLGVLAGSWLAYVHYSSYAELCRGHVCRVVICDQYRKGIISGSICQDLCNLQQVEWRTCLSSVPGQQVYSGLWQGKEVTIKCGLEESLSWKAGADVAPRRELVLFDKPTRGTSIKEFREMTLSFLKANLGDLPSLPALVGQVLLMADFNKDSRVSLAEARSLWALLQRNEFLLLLSLQGRGHAAPLLGHCGDLYVTEGVPRSSGPAAALPALLRPLLPPALHGALQQWLGPAWPWRAKIAIGLLEFVEELFHGAYGTFYMCETTLANVGYTAKYDFRMADLQQVAPEAAVRRFLRGRHCERSADCTYGRDCRAPCDTLLRQCKGDLVQPNLAKVCELLRDYLLPGAPAGLRAELGRQLRTCTTLSGLASQVEAHHSLVLSHLKTLLWKEISNTKYT from the exons ATGCGGCGGCTGCGGCGCCTGGCGCACCTGGTGCTCTTCTGCCCCTTCTCCAAGGGCCTGCAG GGCCGGCTCCCAGGCCTGAGGGTCAAGTATGTCTTCCTGGTTTGGCTGGGCGTCCTCGCAGGCAGCTGGCTGGCCTACGTGCACTATTCGTCCTACGCGGAGCTCTGCCGCGGCCATGTCTGCAGAGTGGTCATC TGTGACCAGTACCGCAAGGGCATCATCTCAGGCTCCATCTGCCAGGACCTGTGCAACCTGCAGCAGGTGGAGTGGAGGACCTGCCTCTCCTCCGTGCCAGGCCAACAG GTGTACAGCGGGCTCTGGCAGGGCAAGGAGGTGACCATCAAGTGTGGCCTGGAGGAGAGCCTGAGCTGGAAGGCCGGGGCCGACGTGGCCCCCCGGCGGGAACTGGTGCTGTTTGACAAGCCCACTCGGGGCACCTCGATTAAGGAGTTCCGGGAGATGACCCTCAGCTTTCTCAAG GCTAATCTGGGAGACCTTCCCTCACTGCCCGCGCTGGTCGGCCAGGTCCTGCTCATGGCCGACTTCAACAAGGACAGCAGGGTGTCACTGGCAGAGGCCAGGTCGCTGTGGGCGCTGCTGCAGCGCAAcgagttcctgctgctgctgtcccTGCAGGGGAGGGGGCACGCCGCACCGCTCCTGGGCCACTGCGGGGACCTCTACGTCACGGAGGGCGTCCCGCGCAGCTCGGGGCCCGCGGCCGCCCTCCCGGCCCTGCTGCGGCCGCTGCTGCCGCCCGCGCTGCACGGGGCCCTGCAGCAGTGGCTGGGGCCCGCCTGGCCCTGGCGCGCCAAGATCGCCATCGGCTTGCTGGAGTTTGTGGAGGAGCTCTTCCACGGCGCCTACGGGACCTTCTACATGTGCGAGACCACGCTGGCCAACGTGGGCTACACAGCCAAGTACGACTTCAGGATGGCCGACCtacagcaggtggcgcccgaggCCGCCGTGCGCCGCTTCCTGCGGGGCCGCCACTGTGAGCGCAGCGCGGACTGCACCTACGGGCGCGACTGCCGGGCGCCCTGCGACACGCTCCTGCGCCAGTGCAAGGGCGACCTGGTGCAGCCCAACCTGGCCAAGGTGTGCGAGCTGCTGCGGGACTACCTGCTGCCCGGTGCCCCTGCCGGCCTGCGCGCCGAGCTGGGCAGGCAGCTGCGCACCTGCACCACGCTGAGCGGGCTGGCCAGCCAGGTGGAGGCCCACCACTCGCTGGTGCTCAGCCACCTCAAGACCCTGCTCTGGAAGGAGATCTCCAACACCAAGTACACCTGA